CCGGTTCTCTGTCCATCAGTAGTGAAACCAAGTCAGACCCGGATCTGATGTTACACTACAATTTATTCAGTGAAATTCCCACAGATGATCCAGAACCTGCTCCTCTGCAGCAGCAGGATAGACTCAGTCCTACAGGCTGATGCTCCTTCTGGGCTGCTGAGATCCACTGAGGAACATGGTCTGATCTCTCTGGTGGTTCCACCATGGTGAAAAGAGCTTTCATCCTCCAGCACCATGACACCTCTAACCCAGCTGAGGGCATCACCACATTAACacctctgtctctgtctctgtcaGTGATGTCGGTATCACCGGGCCTCGCCGACCTGTCTCGTCTCTATCAGACGGAGTTTGTCCGTAGTGCCCGAGCAGTCGGTGTCCTCTGGGCTGTCTGCACGCTCTGCTTCGCCATCATCCAGGTGGTCATCCTGGTCCAGCCGTCCTGGATTGGAACCACAGACGCCAGGACTCACCGGGTGGGACCTCTGCTGCCCAGTGGCACCATGGGACTTTTTGAGGTAAGGAAGAATGACCAATCACAGTTCAGAGTTTAGTTCTGATGAACCCGAATCTTGGAACAGACTCAGTCCTCAACTGCAGTttaattcaattatttattacttaattttatttcacttttgcATTAATGTAGACAATgattcagccaatcacatggcagcattCATTCATCTAGATGTGGTGAGGAggacttgctgaagttcaaagcaCCAGACTGAAGAAGAAAGAGCATGTTGAAGGCTGCATGGTTGTTGGTCTGACTATTTCACAGTCTTCTAGGATTTTAACTCGCAACCATGTGTCAGAAAAAATCTCCAGCAGCTGTATGAAGGTCAGAAGGGAATGGGGCGACAGGTTCCAGATTATAGAAAGGCTGCAGTAGCTTCAGTAACCACAGGTCCCAACCAAAGTCCGCAGAACATCATCTCTATAGTAACATGTGGAACCTTGAAGCAGAACAGGTTTCACTCCTGTAggctaagaacaggaaattgAGGCTACAGTTCACAGACTCAATAGAACTGGACCAGAACAGGTTGGagaaacgttgcctggtctgatgagccAGAAAtttagctgcaacattcagatggtcggGTCAGAACGTGgtggaaacaacatgaaagcttgGATCCATCCGGCCTTGTATCAGTGGTCAAGGgcgggtggtggtggtggtgggatATTTTTCTAGTAAACTTTGGACCCATCAGTACCACCTGAGCATTAGTTAACCACCAACAACTGGCCTCCATATTCACCAGATCCCAGTCCAACAGAACACCTTTGGGCTGAGGTGGAGCAGGAGTATCTCATCGTGGATGTACAGCCACCAGGTCTGCAGCAACTGTAATGCTATCacgtcaatatggaccaaaatgtCTGAGGAATGTCCGACACTTCTTGGGTCTTTGCCATGAAGAATGAAAGCAGTGCCAATTTGTCGTCATTATTAACTTTTCATCACATGAAGCTGAAGACGTCCTTCAGGCAGCTGGAGCAGGACTCTGCTCTGCACTCAGTAAAAGTACTGTCCATGAATGCCTCTGttcctctttgtgtttgtccCGCATGGGGTCAGGTTTGCATGGAGTCGGACTGGCCGGTTCCTGACTGTCGTGGAGGTTTGTCCAGCCTGTCTCCGTTGCCGTCCTTCCAGTCCGTGGCGGTGTTAGTTGGAGTGTCTCTGTGGGCAGTGTGGACCAGCGTCCTGTGTCTCTGTCTCTTCAGGTTCTGCAGTGCTGCGACCGTCTACAAGATCTGCGCCTGGCTGCAACTGACGGCAGGTCAGTCACAGCTTCCGCTGGTGGCCAGTTGGAGGGGAAACTGGTCCCAGTTGAGCAAACAGCAACACTTCTATAATGTTATAAGTGGACCACTGTTCTTCATGGCGCTGACCCGCCTCCTAGGCAGCAAAACATTGAACATGGCTCCTATATCTTGTTGTGGGATTGTAGAACAGAGGAGTGTCGTCATGACTTAAAGGAACTTTGACATTAGAACCTGATTATTCTGATATTCACATTCAGGATCAAAATCCAACAACCTGGAAGTATAAACATCTGCTGGATCATAATGTGACCGTAAACTGAGCttcaagaagaagaaacagaatcattaaaaattgttttggaCCGGGTCAAGGTTGCTGTATAGCAAGGCCTCTCACAGTGCTCCATCACTGCAGACCCagtaggacttttacttttctttaaagaTTCTAAGGGGTTTTGGACAAAAACATCACATGGAAGAACCCAAACAGTTCTTCCTGTGCTAAGCCAGAAGATCTAATGGGCAGTCCATGAAGACACAGTCTGATCATCGACCCAAATTGAGGTCATTACTGATGCCGACTGGTCCAATAATGATGGGACAGCAAGACAAgggcttaaaatacataaaggTCACCACTGGCCACATCTCCACCCAGACCACAAAGGTACCGTTTAGTATTTTAAAAGGGAGCATAAACATGGGACAGGAAGAAAAAACTTCCTGGATGGTCCTGATGGCTTCCAACGGTACTGACATGACAAGGAGATTCTCCTGGAGATGTTTTCTGCATCATGAAGTAATGACTGAATCGACAGCATATTCCTGTATTGGGATGCGAGGGCAGGAGGTCCAGGAGGCGCCAAGGAGTCGATCCTGATCAGGTGCCCAAACCCCTTCACCAGACTCATTCCATGCTGAGCTTCCCCTGGATGACGGAGCTCCCCGCCCTAAATCTACGGCTGCGCCCAGCCACTCTCCAGAGGAAGCTATTTCCGTCTCACAAAAACATGTAAAGCAATTTTAAAATTGATGAATAAGAGCAGCTGAGGACTTTACTGAATCCTCTTTGAAacacttttattctgttttgggATTTCTTAGGGGCTTAAACCTTTGGTCAGCAGATCAACAGCCTGTTTGACTAAAAATtcatgttttcctcttttaatttttttggtttttcactgtttcttttcagattttgaagcTCTAGTTAGATCCTGGCTATGATCCAGCAGAATGAAGCATCTATCCTGTAAATATTACTCCAGTCTTTAGATCATGAACAAGACACAGGAGCTGGACACGGGTCTGTAGTTCACCAACTTACCATATGATGAATTTAACCTAAAAAACTAATAGCAGGGTTCACTCAAATCCTTGTTTCTGATTTTTGACTCTAGTTGTCTTTGTTTGTAGTCATTGAGTCGGGGCTATTTTTATACCTCAGTACTAATGGAAGATTTAAAACAAGACAACAGGACATGAACACACTCTGAGCTTTTTAAATAGAAGTCGAAAACTTTCTCTGAAAATTCTTAATTAAGATTAAACTTGTAGTGTAGTTTCTGCTTTTGCCTGTAGAGGCCAGTCTTCCCCTAATTCCTTTGTGACCCTAAAGGCAGTTTTGCCGTAGTTCCTCACTCAGCCTGTAGAGGGCAGTTTTGCCGTAGTTCCTCTCTCAGCCTGTAGAGGGCACTGTGTTTTTTGATGTATCTTTTCCTATGCAGGTTTTTGTCTCGCCTTGGCGTGTCTCCTGTTTCCAGACTCGTGGGAGAGTCCAGAGATGAGAGTTCTGTGCGGAGACTCGGTAGGGATGTTGCGGTATATGAAAATGTTCTCATTTATCCATTATTTGTCCTGTTAGCGATAAACTTCAATAGAAGCTCACAGGATGGTTTGGTACTGATGCTGGTTCCATGTGAACAGGAATAAATGCTGCTTTTGTGTTAGTGATATAATAAAGCAGAATTTGAGGAAGACAGATGAACAGGCATTCACGAATGGGGCGAAAATTAGCTGGAATCGTGGTGGGccctgaacgcaccattagcAGCGGAGCTTGATTTTCCTGCAGTGCAGCAGCCTGTTTAAACATGGCAATGTTTACAATGTATGTTTATGAGGCTGTCACTGAGAACATTTAAAGCCCAGTTGATTACTCCTGCTACGCAACAGCTGTTCCTGGGTACATGGTATCAGGTTTCAGCTTTAGTCTCCGCCCTCTGTCTGTCTGATCATGTGTTTCCCTCAGGTGGGCAGCTTCTCTCCAGGTAACTGCTCTGTCCACTGGGCCTACATTCTGGCCATGCTGGGAATTCTGGACTATGCCATCCTGGCCACGTTGGCCTTCGTTCTGGCCAACAGACAGGACGCTCTGCTGCCACCGAACACCCCGGATGGTGAGTAGGAGAAGGATGGAGATGAAGGTGAAACTGTTTGATACTGaaactgttttgtgtttgtgcagtGACCGCAGGCCTGCTGATGTCAGCTTAAGTCATTAAGTGAGTCTGCTCTTCTTTTTCTGATGCTTCTTGAGTTTTGTCAAAGCTTCTGATGTTTCTCctctttccttctcctcagAGATTTCCCCAcatcttcatcttcttcagACCTTCTGATgtttcatcatcttcatcaacaGAGAGCACATTCTCCAGAGGCTGGGCTTGTTTTAGAGAAACTTATTCGTTAATGTTCCTATAAGTGTGATGTTTAGGGCATAAAGCAGGTTCTTTGCAGGTTCTCTGCAGACCCACAGTGTGAGGCGGATGGAATGCTTTTAGCCCTGCATGAAGAAAGGTTTCCTCAACAAGATTAAACTCTTGTGAGACTGCAGCTTGTTTCAGGCCCACGGACCTTCCTGTGGATAAACGTCCTGCTCATTATTATAGAAAGCTCATATCATTGGTCGGTGTATTTACCTGGACAGGTGTGTCACAGTTCACCAGCATGATAGATGTATACGATCTAGATGTAATGGTTCAAACCTTAGACCTTGTGATGTCCATCCTGCATGGTGTCAGTGAGCAGACAGCAGCGTGCGTCACATTTATGGGTCAGATTATTGGACATCAGCAGTTTAAACTCATTTCATTAAAGGGTCACTCAGAATTCAGTTGGTTCTGGATCTGACCCAAATTAGTTAGATTTTAGTCTTAGAACCTTTAAAACTAGAGTAGTGTGCTTAGTGCTCGCTTCTGGGTCCAGAGCTGCACACTAGACTCCACAGCTGAGATCCACAGAATGGTTCCGGAAACAGGCAGAACTTTCCAAATGTCTGTTGATGCTGTCAGCTCTGATGATGCATCCATAAAAGCTACATGAGCGGGAACCTTGCTCAGGAGAGAAACACCACGACCTGAAGAAGGTTTTGATGACATGTTCTAATCCGTAGAGGCAGATTGGGCATGTGAAGGAGCTCTGGGTCCACACCGAGCAGCTAATATTGGTTCTGCTGTGATCTGATGGATGTCTATGTTGGACTTGCAGATGATCGGACGTCAGAGTGATGTGGCAGCTGCTTATGGTCTGAGAAGGTATTATTTCATCTGTGCGTTAGAATCGGTGTTGACTGACACCAGAACATCTGAAATGAGAAATTCATTCACGTTTTATGGGTCAAATCGGTCCAATCCAGCAGAGACAGGGTGGATATATCCTCATGGAAGAATTAAAGTGAGAAGATTGTTTAGGTTTTCTGCctgttttaaatcattaaataataaaattcaaCATAAATCTGCTGTCAGTGCAGTTCATGCAGACACCGAGTTACTTCCTGGGACCTGAATGAAACCCACACTGATGCCCTCCCAGATCTTCAGAGTGCTTTAGTGGTTTTATGACCCTGTCTGTGAATATGGGTCTCTTTTCTGAAACATCCTGCTGCTGATGTGGAGATTCAGAAaaggtgttttaatatttcatatttcatcATGTTAAACTAGATGTGCGTCTATTTAGCAGAACGGttacatgtttgaaaactttaaTGTGAAGTAGCTCAAGGATGGAGATACTTTTATCTACAGTGACAGTTTGTTAGCAGAGAAACAGTCAAATCCATAGttcttaaagtgcctgtgacactcGTTTCACTCAAATGCAGATACTGAAAGGAAATATCTTAATATTTAAGAAATTGGGCAGCAATTGACATCATATTAGCATCAAACACCTGattaaagacaattgtgacacaaaatacgCATATTTTGACGataaattttgcaagtccaaagttgcCCCATAATGACATCAGAGGGGAAGTCTCGGGTCATTCATGGTGCGAGTGTCAATGATAaacggttcaggtagaagcTACATTGCGTTAATACGGTGAAACGTTGCATTGATGGAGATGGTAGCAACACTATgacagcagccgttagtctgcactactttactgaagcaaagaggatcagagctgcctggatcagagccgGAAAACTGAGGAACAGATGGGCTGGttccaccaagcacagccaggtgTGATCAGAGGACTTCTCAGCAAAGTGCTTctaacaagaaacctctgaatttaccagagaaatgatgtcagaggtcagatatCTGCAGATGAAGCAGAAAGTTGAAGCAGAGTCTAAAGCCTCGTTTCTGATGGGGAAAGAtctccaaagaaaaggttgttgctgctgttgctaaacggatccaggctcagcaggtaagaacacttcctgGTTGCCAAAATACATTTAGATATCAGTAGTTATTGTTgattattaaaaataagaaattattattaatgaTATAAATTATACAcgcatataaaatatttatgtttctcTAAAAATTCTGatataaagttaaaaatgacaccaggtggtgtcttcagatcttgaatcatctcTTGTgtcgctgctgctgctccatgctgctcagcttCACCTCCGTTTGGTTCAGTCAGTACCGTATTtactggatttacactgtatctggTCCGTTCTGGTCCGGTTCGCTGCGAGGAGGAGTTCCAAGAACCAGATCGctcaataaaagccagtgataaatacGTTAGCAGGTCCAAAACAAGTCATTCTGCGGAAGTTAAACCAGTTTAAACTGCTTAATTTCTCATTtgatgcatccagatatttttatgtgttttgttctacaatggatGAGTTCACTGAGTTCATTTGTTGCTTagattgatgcatttaatgtttaattgttcgGTTTATAATATTTTAGTTAACCCataactgatctaattgatctaatgttaacaactgctaatatatacatGTCTATAGATGCTTTCAGGAGGATGATGTCATCACGCACGCTACCTTGCTACCGCCATTTTGAGTACCGAACGCTAAGGTAAGCTCTGTGGCGCTTTCTCTCAGACCAGAATGGATTGTTCTCATTTAAAAAATCGCTGTTATTGGATGCGATCCGTACGAAGTTCCTGCAGACTGTTTTCAACACCTTTCAACTGAGAGGCTTCCAGATTTTTTCTTCCACGACTTATACATATGTCTTATACACAACCCGTCGTAAAGCAGGATTGGGTGAAGCATGCTCCCATGCAGCTGCACTGATGTATGCACTACTGGCAGCAGTCAATGTCAAAGATGGACAGTCCAGCACTCAGAAGGCCTGTGCCTGGGTCGTTCCAGGCAAAACATCTCAATCCAGTATAAGGAACTGAGCAAAATATCAATGACCAAgaagaataaatcaaaatccatTACACTGCCCAGCATTCCTGTCCCTTCAGAGGATGAATACATGAGGTTCTTCCAACAGCTGCATGAGTGTGATGTCCAGGAAGGAAATCCCAACGGAACGGCTATTTTGTCTATCATCGCGGGTCACTCTGACAAATACATACCAAAGACTGTCCAACTGAACTTGCCACAACCTTTGACAAGTCTCTTCTCGAATGCAAGATTACAAGCAGATTTATCATCACTACTGGTAGAGAGTGAAAAGGTCTTTGATGATCTTCAGCTAATGGAAAAAGAGGTTTTGTACATTGGCTGTCTAATTCTTCACTAAATTTGTAAAgcacttccttattttttatattattggtATATTCAATAAGATTACTACACTTTTGGTAAAAGCTTCTGGTAAATGCATATTGGGTAAGTACTGGTATTAAGTATACTATTTGTACTTTGCTTAACACAAGGGTCCGCAACCTAAGGCTCCAGAGCCACAAGTGGCTCTTTGGATCTTCCACAGTGGGTCTTGATAACAtaggctaaaaataaaaaagaaccagctaatgtgtttttttcctgaaaacctttttaaaaaactactttttactTAAAAGGTCATGTAACATTTGTGGCTCTAAACGAGTGTTATTTAGCTGGGCCGAGGGCAAATTTGGATcgtaaaggttgcagacccctggctTAACACTAATATAAACAGATGTATCaacattaaaaactgcatttaactAATCTTCAGTGTTCAAAACATCTTGCAGTCATTTTCAGTAGAAAAGGCAACTAGAGAAGAGTCAGCCAGCAAGGTGTGGTTTGAGCAAAGAGCAGGCAGAGTCACAGCATCGGTCTTCCATGAGGCAGGCAGGATGGACAGTGCCATATCCTTGATTAAAAGGATTTGTTACCCTCGATCCTGTCAGGTTTCTACTGAGGCAGTGAGGTAAAGACAGAAGTGCATATGGAAAGGCTACATAACCAACCAGGTTTACCAAgggttggtttttatttaatttttaagagATATTGCAGAGTAACAAAGTTATTATCATTACACGTCAAAGACTTAAGTGATGTAAGCTCAAGATAAGATCCCAGTCCTAACACTTCCACTATTTCATTTCTGCTCTGTCGAAAAGTCAGGTAATTACAGAGTTAGATAATGTATACAATGCATAATTAGATCATGTTTGCATAACAGCTaatgttagggttagggttagggttaaccctaaccctttcaAAATGAAATACTTTGTGGGTTGGGATGtttaattctgcatgtcatcccTCTGGTGGAACAACAGGAGGGCAAAGATTACAGAGGGCACAACACACTTTCACCATTTTGTCTAGTGGCGTGAGTCCATCTGAGGCTGAATAACAAAGTGATATGGGTATGGTTCCTTGCAAAATAGAGTGCTTATTCCTTACAAGTCCTATAATTCTCTCCACATGGATGCGCACAGCTGCCAGTCCTCTCGAC
This DNA window, taken from Girardinichthys multiradiatus isolate DD_20200921_A chromosome 1, DD_fGirMul_XY1, whole genome shotgun sequence, encodes the following:
- the lhfpl4b gene encoding LHFPL tetraspan subfamily member 3 protein, producing the protein MSVSPGLADLSRLYQTEFVRSARAVGVLWAVCTLCFAIIQVVILVQPSWIGTTDARTHRVGPLLPSGTMGLFEVCMESDWPVPDCRGGLSSLSPLPSFQSVAVLVGVSLWAVWTSVLCLCLFRFCSAATVYKICAWLQLTAGFCLALACLLFPDSWESPEMRVLCGDSVGSFSPGNCSVHWAYILAMLGILDYAILATLAFVLANRQDALLPPNTPDVTAGLLMSA